In one Thioclava sp. ES.031 genomic region, the following are encoded:
- a CDS encoding cation diffusion facilitator family transporter: MAEAQASEEKPIAVYGALAANLLIAIAKFVAAAFTGSSSMLAEAFHSVVDTGNEGLLLLGHKRSKKKPDEKHPFGYGKELYFWSLVVAMLLFAIGGGLSIYEGIVHIQTPEPIEKPIWNYGVLLVAFLAEGTSWVIAIRQLLKQRKPGEGYFKAFRRSKDPSIFVVVAEDSAALLGILAAALGVYLSVTFENPFFDGAASIVIGAILIVVAIILVYETRALIMGEAADRDVRRSIREIATGFDEVAEVKRLLTMHFAPDQVLVNIELKMRNGLSPDAIFHAVEAVQKKIHEVHPEVSSVFLEIESLRGTQPEGAAA, translated from the coding sequence ATGGCCGAAGCGCAAGCCTCCGAAGAAAAGCCGATTGCCGTCTATGGGGCGCTCGCCGCGAACCTTCTGATCGCCATCGCGAAATTCGTGGCCGCGGCCTTCACGGGCAGCTCGTCCATGCTGGCGGAGGCGTTCCACTCGGTGGTCGATACCGGCAATGAGGGGCTGCTGTTGCTGGGCCACAAGCGCAGCAAGAAGAAACCGGATGAGAAACACCCGTTCGGCTATGGCAAGGAGCTGTATTTCTGGTCGCTCGTCGTCGCGATGCTGCTGTTCGCGATCGGCGGCGGGCTCTCGATCTATGAGGGCATCGTTCATATCCAGACCCCCGAGCCGATCGAAAAGCCGATCTGGAATTACGGCGTGCTGCTCGTGGCCTTCCTCGCCGAGGGCACCTCCTGGGTGATCGCGATCCGCCAACTGCTGAAGCAGCGCAAGCCGGGCGAAGGCTATTTCAAGGCCTTCCGCCGCTCCAAGGACCCGTCGATCTTCGTCGTCGTCGCCGAAGACAGCGCGGCCCTTCTGGGCATCCTCGCGGCCGCGCTTGGCGTCTATCTCTCGGTGACCTTTGAGAACCCGTTCTTCGACGGCGCGGCCTCCATCGTGATCGGGGCGATCCTGATCGTCGTCGCCATCATCCTCGTCTACGAGACCCGCGCACTGATCATGGGCGAGGCCGCAGACCGCGACGTACGCAGATCGATCCGCGAGATCGCGACCGGTTTCGACGAGGTGGCGGAGGTCAAACGCCTTCTGACGATGCATTTCGCGCCCGATCAGGTGCTGGTGAATATCGAGCTGAAGATGAGGAACGGCCTTTCGCCCGACGCGATCTTCCACGCGGTGGAGGCGGTGCAGAAGAAAATCCACGAGGTCCACCCGGAGGTTTCGAGCGTCTTCCTCGAAATCGAGTCTCTGCGCGGCACGCAGCCCGAGGGCGCTGCGGCCTGA
- a CDS encoding VCBS repeat-containing protein — MRRAVALAFALVTAAALPARAEMSVAARFTEPTDRYGHGALGPDQEFANLQIDVTRKAGNPKGLFSGHSTLTYELRLDPDMVYEDTAPRLSDLDGDGIAEVIVVQSHLKFGSRLLVLTVKSVKPEFLAATDFVGEPNHWLAPIGVADFNGNGHRDIALIDAPHRLGVLRIFEYRDGALQPLFAGGSFTNHRFGSDTILGGVRDCGSGPEMIVASFDWSELLSLSVTSANAVNWTRLGRDTSPAGFATALNCNG, encoded by the coding sequence ATGCGCCGCGCGGTGGCCCTCGCCTTCGCGCTGGTCACCGCTGCCGCCCTGCCCGCGCGGGCCGAGATGTCGGTCGCTGCGCGGTTCACCGAGCCGACGGACCGCTATGGTCACGGCGCGCTCGGCCCCGATCAGGAATTCGCAAATCTCCAGATCGACGTGACCCGCAAGGCGGGCAATCCCAAGGGGCTGTTCTCGGGGCACAGCACCCTGACCTATGAGCTGCGCCTCGATCCCGACATGGTCTATGAGGACACCGCCCCGCGCCTGAGCGACCTCGACGGCGACGGCATCGCCGAGGTGATCGTGGTGCAATCGCATCTGAAGTTCGGCTCGCGGCTCCTCGTGCTCACGGTGAAATCGGTCAAGCCGGAATTCCTCGCCGCGACCGATTTCGTGGGAGAGCCGAACCACTGGCTCGCGCCCATCGGCGTCGCGGATTTCAATGGCAACGGGCATCGCGACATCGCGCTGATCGACGCGCCGCATCGGTTGGGCGTGCTGCGCATTTTTGAGTATCGCGACGGCGCTTTGCAGCCCCTTTTCGCGGGCGGCTCGTTCACCAATCACCGTTTCGGCTCTGACACGATCCTGGGTGGGGTGCGCGATTGCGGCTCTGGTCCCGAGATGATCGTCGCCAGTTTCGACTGGTCGGAACTGCTTTCGCTCTCGGTCACGTCCGCGAACGCGGTGAACTGGACGCGCCTTGGCCGCGACACCTCGCCAGCGGGCTTCGCGACAGCGCTGAACTGCAACGGCTGA
- a CDS encoding 2Fe-2S iron-sulfur cluster-binding protein, whose product MAKITYVEFNGTRHEIDVKPGMTVMEGARDNGVPGIDADCGGACACSTCHVYVDKDWIEKLPPRDPMEEDMLDFAYEPDPVTSRLTCQIKVTDELDGLIVNLPEKQI is encoded by the coding sequence ATGGCGAAAATCACCTATGTCGAATTCAACGGCACCCGTCACGAGATCGACGTGAAGCCCGGCATGACCGTGATGGAAGGTGCGCGCGACAATGGCGTGCCCGGCATCGACGCCGATTGCGGCGGCGCCTGCGCCTGTTCGACCTGCCATGTCTATGTCGACAAGGACTGGATCGAGAAACTGCCTCCGCGCGATCCGATGGAAGAGGACATGCTCGATTTCGCTTACGAGCCCGACCCCGTCACCTCGCGCCTGACCTGCCAGATCAAGGTCACGGACGAGCTCGACGGCCTGATCGTCAATCTCCCCGAAAAGCAGATCTGA
- a CDS encoding peptidoglycan-binding protein: protein MRQIAENFGTARAVLVALGVTMGLAGCHPTAQGSEAAPKDPPAKTLAHVLQSRPPADDAQGCFTQLKGPAKVETVTGQVQVLPEQRDPKTGKVTQPAIYRELSGQKLVDSGKPRYFESVCSEDLTPAFVAMTQRALALRGLYSGPADGKLDPATGRAIAAYQAPRGLDSPTLSVRAAQELGLYIWSN, encoded by the coding sequence ATGCGGCAGATCGCTGAAAACTTCGGCACGGCGCGGGCGGTGCTGGTGGCGCTGGGTGTGACGATGGGGCTGGCGGGTTGTCATCCCACAGCGCAGGGCTCGGAGGCCGCGCCGAAAGATCCGCCCGCCAAGACGCTCGCCCATGTGCTGCAAAGCCGCCCGCCCGCCGACGACGCGCAGGGCTGTTTCACCCAACTCAAAGGCCCGGCCAAGGTCGAGACCGTGACCGGGCAGGTGCAGGTGCTCCCCGAACAGCGCGACCCGAAGACCGGCAAGGTCACGCAGCCCGCGATCTATCGCGAATTGAGCGGCCAGAAGCTCGTCGATAGCGGCAAGCCGCGCTATTTCGAATCCGTCTGCTCGGAGGATCTGACACCCGCTTTCGTTGCGATGACCCAGCGTGCGCTGGCGCTGCGCGGGCTTTATTCCGGCCCCGCCGACGGCAAGCTGGACCCGGCGACGGGCCGTGCAATCGCGGCCTATCAGGCACCGCGCGGCCTCGATAGCCCGACGCTTTCGGTGCGCGCCGCGCAGGAACTGGGCCTCTATATCTGGTCAAACTGA
- a CDS encoding nitrate/nitrite transporter — MQKLFGSNLRFMRDNARWLGAGFLLTLFSSFGQTFFIGLSGNDIRATFGLSGGTFGALYMVATLASASTLPFLGRTLDLMPGWKVVRFTIPLLALACIGITLAPNLIFLTLAIYMLRLFGQGMMTEIAFTEIGRWFVASRGKAMSLIVPGQPFGSAVLPVLVVLIAQVSGNWHLAWWLSAGVLVLIAWPLLMRLMQVERVPNATEVQSSASGTARDWTRAEVIRDPVLYMLLAGLLAPPFIGTVIFFHQGYLTELRGYSPLAFAAAFPVMSLATVGFGFVCGGLIDRFGALRLLPFVLAPLTFASLTVALVTPVWGVYAFMALLGMSNGFSGTLMGALWPEVYGVKNLGGIRAIIVASMVLSTAVGPGITGVLIDMGVELPTQMLGMAVWCVIAAGSLTIASRRVRARETAQ; from the coding sequence ATGCAAAAGCTTTTCGGCAGCAACCTGCGCTTCATGCGCGACAATGCCCGCTGGCTCGGCGCGGGGTTCCTGCTGACGCTGTTCTCGTCCTTCGGGCAGACCTTCTTCATTGGCCTGTCGGGCAATGACATCCGGGCAACCTTCGGCCTGTCGGGTGGCACCTTCGGAGCGCTCTACATGGTGGCGACGCTGGCCTCGGCCTCGACGCTGCCGTTTCTGGGGCGCACGCTCGACCTGATGCCCGGCTGGAAGGTCGTGCGCTTCACCATTCCGCTGCTCGCGCTGGCCTGTATCGGGATCACGCTCGCGCCGAACCTGATCTTCCTGACGCTCGCGATCTACATGCTGCGGCTCTTCGGGCAGGGCATGATGACCGAGATCGCTTTCACCGAGATCGGCCGCTGGTTCGTCGCGAGCCGCGGCAAGGCGATGTCGCTGATCGTGCCGGGCCAGCCTTTCGGCTCTGCGGTGCTGCCGGTTCTGGTGGTGCTGATCGCGCAGGTGAGCGGCAATTGGCATCTCGCGTGGTGGCTCTCGGCCGGGGTGCTGGTCCTGATCGCCTGGCCGCTCCTGATGCGGCTGATGCAGGTCGAGCGGGTGCCCAACGCGACCGAGGTGCAATCGAGCGCCTCTGGCACCGCGCGCGACTGGACCCGTGCGGAGGTGATCCGTGATCCGGTGCTCTACATGCTGCTGGCGGGGCTGCTCGCGCCGCCCTTCATCGGCACGGTGATCTTCTTCCACCAAGGCTACCTGACCGAGCTGCGCGGCTACTCCCCGCTCGCCTTCGCAGCCGCCTTCCCGGTGATGTCCCTCGCGACCGTGGGCTTCGGCTTCGTTTGCGGCGGGTTGATCGACCGCTTCGGAGCGCTGCGCCTGCTGCCCTTCGTTCTGGCCCCGCTGACCTTCGCCTCGCTGACGGTCGCCTTGGTCACGCCGGTCTGGGGCGTCTATGCCTTCATGGCGCTGCTTGGCATGTCGAACGGGTTTTCCGGGACGCTGATGGGCGCGCTCTGGCCCGAGGTCTACGGGGTGAAGAACCTCGGCGGCATCCGCGCGATCATCGTGGCCTCGATGGTGCTCTCGACCGCGGTGGGGCCGGGGATCACTGGCGTGCTGATCGATATGGGCGTGGAGCTACCGACCCAGATGCTGGGCATGGCGGTCTGGTGCGTGATCGCCGCCGGGAGCCTGACGATCGCCTCGCGCCGGGTGCGGGCACGCGAAACGGCGCAATGA
- a CDS encoding DegQ family serine endoprotease: protein MTILTGPGSMLRAGLSAATLAVALACAPLAGPAYARAAPESFAELVDQVSNSVVNITTSTTVAAPTGDMPNFPPGSPFEDLFRDFGLPNPNAPNGPNGRGAPRRSNALGSGFVISEDGYIVTNNHVIEDADEIEIEFFSGKRLDAKLVGTDPKTDIALLKVESDSPLPFVAFGDSDAVRVGDWVMAMGNPLGQGFSASAGIISARNRELSGSYDDYLQTDAAINRGNSGGPLFDMEGEVVGVNTAILSPNGGSIGIGFSMASNVVAKVVDQLKEYGETRRGWLGVKIQDVTADMAEAMGLEAPEGALVSEVPDGPAKEAGIEAGDVITSFDGGEVKSTRDLVRRVADAPVGEKVRVTVMRDGEAKTLLVTLGRREAAEGEQPPKAVQAPQEVEKDMLGLTVTPLTDELRTEMGLTKEANGLVIKQIDETSSAYEKGLRVGDLITEVGQKPVSAVDDFEERVQAAKDAGRKSILLLIRRAGEPRFVALPVE from the coding sequence ATGACAATCCTCACCGGACCCGGATCCATGCTGCGCGCCGGATTGAGCGCCGCCACGCTTGCCGTGGCGCTCGCCTGCGCCCCTCTGGCCGGGCCCGCCTATGCCCGCGCCGCCCCGGAAAGCTTTGCCGAACTCGTCGATCAGGTCTCCAATTCGGTGGTGAACATCACCACGTCGACCACGGTGGCCGCGCCGACCGGTGACATGCCGAACTTCCCGCCCGGCTCACCCTTCGAGGATCTGTTCCGCGATTTCGGCCTGCCGAACCCGAACGCCCCCAATGGCCCGAACGGGCGCGGTGCGCCGCGCCGCTCGAACGCGCTCGGCTCCGGCTTCGTGATCTCGGAAGACGGCTATATCGTCACCAATAACCACGTCATCGAAGATGCCGACGAGATCGAGATCGAGTTCTTCTCGGGCAAACGTCTCGACGCGAAACTGGTGGGCACCGATCCGAAAACCGACATCGCGCTCTTGAAGGTCGAGAGCGATTCCCCCCTGCCCTTCGTCGCCTTCGGCGACAGCGACGCCGTGCGCGTCGGCGACTGGGTGATGGCGATGGGCAACCCGCTGGGTCAGGGCTTCTCCGCCTCGGCCGGGATCATCTCGGCGCGCAATCGCGAGCTGTCCGGCAGCTATGACGACTATCTGCAGACCGACGCCGCGATCAACCGCGGCAACTCGGGCGGTCCGCTCTTCGACATGGAAGGCGAGGTCGTCGGCGTGAACACCGCGATCCTGTCGCCCAATGGCGGCTCGATCGGGATCGGCTTCTCCATGGCCTCGAACGTGGTCGCGAAAGTGGTCGATCAGCTCAAGGAATACGGCGAGACGCGGCGCGGCTGGCTGGGTGTGAAAATCCAGGACGTCACCGCCGACATGGCCGAGGCGATGGGACTCGAGGCCCCCGAAGGCGCGCTTGTCTCTGAAGTGCCCGATGGCCCCGCGAAAGAGGCCGGGATCGAGGCGGGCGACGTGATCACCTCCTTCGATGGCGGCGAGGTCAAGAGCACCCGCGATCTGGTGCGTCGCGTGGCCGACGCGCCGGTGGGCGAGAAAGTCCGCGTGACCGTGATGCGCGATGGCGAGGCCAAGACGCTTCTGGTGACGCTGGGGCGTCGCGAAGCCGCCGAGGGCGAACAGCCCCCGAAAGCCGTGCAGGCTCCGCAGGAGGTCGAGAAGGACATGCTCGGCCTGACCGTGACGCCGCTGACGGATGAACTGCGCACCGAGATGGGCCTGACGAAAGAGGCCAACGGCCTTGTCATCAAGCAGATCGACGAGACCTCCTCGGCCTATGAAAAAGGGCTGCGCGTGGGCGATCTGATCACCGAGGTCGGGCAGAAGCCGGTCTCCGCGGTCGATGATTTCGAAGAGCGCGTGCAGGCGGCGAAGGATGCGGGGCGCAAGTCGATCCTGCTGTTGATCCGCCGCGCTGGCGAGCCGCGTTTCGTGGCCCTCCCCGTGGAGTGA
- a CDS encoding DUF2065 family protein, producing MAMLLTGLGLVLVIEGLALALAPSRIEEALDMLRAMSAGQRRALGLAALATGVAILWALRQFG from the coding sequence ATGGCGATGCTTTTGACCGGTCTGGGACTGGTCCTTGTGATCGAGGGGCTGGCGCTTGCGCTGGCCCCTTCTCGCATCGAGGAGGCGCTGGATATGCTGCGCGCCATGTCGGCGGGCCAACGTCGCGCCCTTGGCCTTGCGGCTCTGGCGACGGGTGTGGCGATCCTCTGGGCGCTGCGGCAGTTCGGATAA